Sequence from the Enhydrobacter sp. genome:
ACTTCGTGTCGTCGTCGAAGGAGCGCATCGAAAAGGCCAAGGCCGACTGGCGCGACGGCCGCTTCGCCCGAGTGCCGGGCGACGACGAGTTCACGCCGCTGCCCGAAAGATAGCGTCCGCTACGCGGGCGGCGCCCAGCTCGTCTCCTCGTCGAGCGGGTAGACGGGCCGCGGCAGCTTGGTCCAGGCGAAGTTGGCCAGCACGGGCGAGGTCAGGCCGGGACAGTCGACTTCATAGACCTGTTGCGGCGGGAAGAACTCGTCGAAGCCGGCGCGGAAGTGGCCGCGACTCTTGACGACGACGACACGCGCCCGGGCGATGTCGATGCCGAACATCTCGAACTGCATCGGATCCATGCACTGGCAGCGATTGGAGATCACCGCCACGCGCACGCCGCCAAGATCGAGCAGCGCCGACGGACCCATGTCGGAGGACACGTTCCTGAGCACGCCGCGGCGACCGACGTACTTGCCGTCCGAGAGCTTCTCGACCTTGGCCTCGGCGTCGAAAGGCAGGGAGAATTCCTGGTGCTCCTCGCTGTTGAAGGAGGCGGTGAAGACCGCGCCCTCGCCGAGCGCATGCGCCCTGGCCGCCAGAGCCGCGTCGTTGAACACGCCCACCACGACGCCTTGCACACCGGCGCTCTTCAGCGCACGGAGCAGATAGGTGGTGTTACCGCGCCCGCCGCCGCCAGGATTGTCTGCGACGTCGGCCAGGATGATCGGCTTGCGGCGGCGGTCGCGTCCGACGGAGGCGGCGAGTTGCACGGCGTCGGCGAGCGACATCATCCCGCGCTTGAATCGCTCCTTGCTCGCCCAGCCGCGCCTGGCGATGTCGAGCGCCAGCTCGGCCGCAGCGGCACGGTTGCCGTTGCGCGCGGTGACGACGGCAGTGAGCCCGTTCTTGGGCGAATCGGCGTAGGCGAAGCCTGCCATCACCGACACGTTCAATATGTCGCCTCCCACCCTGCTCTGGCCGTACTTCACGAGATCGGCGTAGGGGCCCTTCGCCGTCAGCAGCGAGATCTGCGGCGGCACCAACGGCAGCTTCACCATCTCGATGGCGGTCGTCGCGCCGGCGAGGCATTCGCGCATGTGGCGGGCCGCTTCCACGCCGCGTTCGTATATGTCGGTATGCGGGTTCTCGAGATAGCCGACGAACACCGAGAGGTTGTTGGTCATCTTGCGCGAGACATTGGCGTGCAGGTCGAACGTGGCGATCACCGGCAGCGCCGGCCCGACGACCCGGCGGATGCTCTCGAACAGGTCGCCATCGGGATCGTCGGTGCCCTCGGCGAGGGCGGCGCCGTGGGCGGTCACGTAGACCGCGTCGAGCGGGAGCGACGCCTTCAGTCCGGCCTCGATCTCGATCAGGAACTCCTTGAAGAAGGCCTCGGCCACCGGTCCACCGGGTTGTGCCTGCGACACGCGGATCGGCACCGGCGTCCACGGGCCGCTGCGGTCCATTTCCGCGAAGAACCCGGGCAGGTCGGGCAGGGTGATGGAGGCGGCCGAACGTCCCTCGGCAACGATGCGGTTGCCGCGGATGTCGACGTCCTGCTCGAAATCGGCGGCGGTCGTGACGGGAGAGAAGCGATTGCACTCGATGGCGAATCCCAGCACGGCGATCCGCGGGTTCTCCCTGGACAACGTATCCTCCCTATCCCTGGAGGGCGAGGAAGCCCTCCACCAACCGATTGAAGGTAGCGGCGTCCTCGAAGTAAGGCGAGTGCCCGGCCTCTGCCATGAGCTGTGCATTGCCGCAGGGTAATGCGGCGGCGATGGCGCTGGCGAGGAACGGCGGGAAGACCACGTCGCGGCCGCCGGCGATCAGGAGCGTCGGCACGCGGAAGTCGGCCAGATCGCCGAGGGCGCGCGTCGCGATGCGGCGCAGGCCGGCGCGCAGCTTCTCCTTGTCGAGCGCACCGGCCATCTCGTCGATGCTCTTGTAGAGAAGGTGCAGCGCGGGCGCGCGCTCGGCGGCGCGCACACCCATCGCCGGATGCACGCCGCGGGCGAGCCCCTCGGCGATCTGCTTCTCCGCGTCGGCGAGCCAGGCGTCGTACTGCGCGCCGCCCGACGGGTCGCAATCGCGCCGGTCGAGTGTGCCCGATGTTGCGCTCAGCACCAGCGCCTTCACCCGCGTGCGCTGGGCGAGTGCATACTCCAGCATCGTCCAGCCGCCCATCGACTGGCCGACCAGCCGCACCTCGCCGAAACCGAGATGGCGGATCAGCGCGGCGAGGTCGTCGGCGAACTCCGCCGGATCGGGGCCGTCCGCGACCGGATCGGAGGGCGCGAAGCCGCGATGCGCGAAGGCGACGCAGGTGTAGCGAGGTGCGAAGTACGCGACCTGTTGCCACCAGCTCATCTGGTTGCCGCCCAAGCCATGGGCGAACACCAGGGCGGGCCCGCTGCCCGTCACCTCGTAGTGCAGACGGCCGAAGGGTCGCGCGAGCTTGCCCACGATGCGCTTCATGCGGTCTCCTGCGCGACGACCTCGGTCTGCGCCGCACCATAGCGAACGACCCGACCCTCACGTACGCCGAGAATCTGCCCGTTCGGCTCTTCCGGATCGGCCGCGCACAGCGCCGTGACGAGCCGGGCGACGGCGGCGAGATCGTCGCTGGCGCAGGCCACGGCATTCACCGCGATGCCCGATGCCGCAAGATCGTGCGCCGCCACGCGCGTCAGTGCGACCAGCCCGGCGCCGGCAGCGGCGCGCGCGGCGTCGCCGGGCACGGCATCCAGGGCCGCCGCATCGAGGAGATTGACGATGCGGCCGCCGCGGCCACGCCGGTGCATCGCTGCGATCGCCGCCTGCATCATGTGGAAGGCGGCGGAGAGGTCGTTGCGGATCACAGCTTCCCAGTCGCCCGGCTGCAGGTCGGGCAGGGGTGCGGCCCGGCGGATCGTGGCCGCATTGACGAGGATGTCGAGCCCGCCCAACCGTCGGGCCGCCAGTTCCACGAGTTGCTGCGCGGCGCCAGGAGAAGCGATGCTCTCGGTGAACGGCAAGGCCCGCGGTCCGATGGCCCGCGCCGCCGCGCGTGCCACCTCGGGATCGGCGCCGTCGCCGGCCGGCGACGTGCCGTTGTCGGCGACGACCAGGTTCACACCCTGCGTTGCCAATAGATCGGCGATGGCACGGCCGAGCCCTCGGCCACCGCCGGTCACGATGGCGATTCGCCCTGAGAGCACGGTCACATTTCTGCTCCGGTCTTGCGGCCGGCCCGTGCCATCTCGGCGGCGGTGTAGAAGGCGTCGGCGTGGATGTCATCGCGCCGCATGCCACGCCGCTCGAACAGCAGCGTCGCCGCCTCGACCATGGCCGGCGGCCCGGCGAGGTATGCCATGCAGCCGTCGAGATCGGCGAGGTCGGCGGCGGCCGCCTCATGGACGAGACCGCGCCGCAAATCCGTGTCGGCGCCTTCGCTCAGGACCGGCACGAAGCGCAGATTGGCGTGGCGCTC
This genomic interval carries:
- a CDS encoding M81 family metallopeptidase: MSRENPRIAVLGFAIECNRFSPVTTAADFEQDVDIRGNRIVAEGRSAASITLPDLPGFFAEMDRSGPWTPVPIRVSQAQPGGPVAEAFFKEFLIEIEAGLKASLPLDAVYVTAHGAALAEGTDDPDGDLFESIRRVVGPALPVIATFDLHANVSRKMTNNLSVFVGYLENPHTDIYERGVEAARHMRECLAGATTAIEMVKLPLVPPQISLLTAKGPYADLVKYGQSRVGGDILNVSVMAGFAYADSPKNGLTAVVTARNGNRAAAAELALDIARRGWASKERFKRGMMSLADAVQLAASVGRDRRRKPIILADVADNPGGGGRGNTTYLLRALKSAGVQGVVVGVFNDAALAARAHALGEGAVFTASFNSEEHQEFSLPFDAEAKVEKLSDGKYVGRRGVLRNVSSDMGPSALLDLGGVRVAVISNRCQCMDPMQFEMFGIDIARARVVVVKSRGHFRAGFDEFFPPQQVYEVDCPGLTSPVLANFAWTKLPRPVYPLDEETSWAPPA
- a CDS encoding SDR family NAD(P)-dependent oxidoreductase — protein: MTVLSGRIAIVTGGGRGLGRAIADLLATQGVNLVVADNGTSPAGDGADPEVARAAARAIGPRALPFTESIASPGAAQQLVELAARRLGGLDILVNAATIRRAAPLPDLQPGDWEAVIRNDLSAAFHMMQAAIAAMHRRGRGGRIVNLLDAAALDAVPGDAARAAAGAGLVALTRVAAHDLAASGIAVNAVACASDDLAAVARLVTALCAADPEEPNGQILGVREGRVVRYGAAQTEVVAQETA
- a CDS encoding alpha/beta hydrolase, whose amino-acid sequence is MKRIVGKLARPFGRLHYEVTGSGPALVFAHGLGGNQMSWWQQVAYFAPRYTCVAFAHRGFAPSDPVADGPDPAEFADDLAALIRHLGFGEVRLVGQSMGGWTMLEYALAQRTRVKALVLSATSGTLDRRDCDPSGGAQYDAWLADAEKQIAEGLARGVHPAMGVRAAERAPALHLLYKSIDEMAGALDKEKLRAGLRRIATRALGDLADFRVPTLLIAGGRDVVFPPFLASAIAAALPCGNAQLMAEAGHSPYFEDAATFNRLVEGFLALQG